The Miscanthus floridulus cultivar M001 chromosome 17, ASM1932011v1, whole genome shotgun sequence genome has a window encoding:
- the LOC136515022 gene encoding glutamate--cysteine ligase A, chloroplastic-like has translation MAAASRLAVARVSPDGARPAAAVGRARSGGLAAVRLPPAATTGRRRRGGAVAASPPTEEAVQMTEPLTKDDLVAYLISGCKPKENWRIGTEHEKFGFEVDTLRPIKYDQIRDILNGLAERFDWHKIMEGDNVIGLKQGKQNISLEPGGQFELSGAPLETLHQTCAEVNSHLYQVKAVGEEMGIGFLGLGFQPKWALSDIPIMPKGRYEIMRNYMPKVGTLGLDMMFRTCTVQVNLDFSSEQDMIRKFRAGLALQPIATAIFANSPFKEGKPNEFLSLRSHIWTDTDNNRAGMLPFVFNNSFGFEQYVDYALDVPMYFVYRNKKYIDCTGMSFRDFMQGKLPQAPGELPTLNDWENHLTTIFPEVRLKRYLEMRGADGGPWRRLCALPAFWVGLLYDEESLQSIIDMTFDWTKEEREMLRRKVPLTGLKTPFRDGYVRDLAEEVLKLAKSGLERRGYKEVGFLREVDEVVRTGVTPAERLLNLYETKWQRNVDHVFEHLLY, from the exons ATGGCGGCGGCGTCGCGGCTGGCGGTCGCGCGGGTGTCGCCGGACGGCGCGCGCCCCGCGGCGGCAGTGGGGAGGGCGAGGAGTGGTGGGCTCGCGGCGGTTCGGCTTCCGCCGGCCGCCACGACGGGGAGGAGGAGGCGGGGCGGGGCCGTCGCGGCCAGCCCCCCCACGGAGGAGGCCGTGCAGATGACGGAGCCGCTCACCAAGGACGACCTCGTCGCCTACCTCATCTCCGGGTGCAAACCCAAGGAGAATTGGAG AATTGGCACGGAGCATGAAAAGTTTGGTTTCGAAGTCGACACATTACGTCCTATAAAATACGATCAGATTCGCGACATACTGAACGGGCTCGCTGAGAGATTTGATTGGCACAAGATAATGGAAGGAGACAATGTTATTGGCCTCAAGCAG GGAAAGCAAAACATCTCACTAGAACCTGGAGGCCAATTTGAACTTAGTGGTGCTCCTCTCGAAACATTACATCAAACTTGTGCTGAGGTCAATTCACATCTTTATCAG GTCAAAGCAGTTGGAGAGGAAATGGGAATAGGATTTCTTGGGCTTGGCTTTCAGCCGAAATGGGCACTGAGTGATATACCAATAATGCCTAAG GGAAGATACGAAATAATGAGGAATTACATGCCTAAAGTTGGTACTCTTGGCCTTGATATGATGTTCCGGACATGTACTGTGCAG GTTAATCTCGACTTCAGTTCGGAACAGGATATGATAAGGAAATTTCGCGCTGGCCTTGCATTGCAGCCT ATTGCAACTGCAATATTTGCCAATTCTCCCTTTAAAGAAGGAAAACCAAATGAATTTCTCAGCTTAAGGAG CCATATCTGGACAGATACTGATAACAACCGTGCAGGGATGCTCCCTTTTGTCTTCAACAACTCATTTGG GTTTGAGCAATATGTGGATTACGCATTAGATGTTCCAATGTATTTTGTGTATCGAAATAAAAAGTATATTGACTGCACCGGAATGTCGTTTCGG GATTTTATGCAAGGAAAGCTCCCACAGGCTCCTGGGGAGTTGCCTACTCTTAATGATTGGGAGAACCATCTAACAACAATTTTTCCTGAG GTTAGATTAAAGAGATACCTTGAGATGAGAGGTGCTGATGGTGGCCCATGGAGGAGATTGTGTGCGCTGCCTGCATTTTGG GTTGGGCTGCTGTACGATGAGGAATCATTACAAAGTATTATAGACATGACTTTTGATTGGACAAAGGAGGAAAGAGAGATGCTAAGACGGAAG GTACCGTTGACTGGTTTGAAGACACCATTTCGTGATGGATATGTAAGAGATTTAGCTGAGGAAGTTCTAAAACTGGCCAAG AGTGGACTGGAAAGAAGAGGATACAAGGAGGTTGGTTTCCTTAGAGAGGTCGACGAAGTGGTGAGAACAG GAGTGACACCTGCTGAGAGGCTTCTGAATCTGTACGAGACGAAGTGGCAACGCAACGTAGACCATGTTTTCGAGCATTTGTTATACTGA